The proteins below come from a single Ictidomys tridecemlineatus isolate mIctTri1 chromosome 8, mIctTri1.hap1, whole genome shotgun sequence genomic window:
- the LOC101955078 gene encoding putative olfactory receptor 2W6, translating into MEIINESSTTDFILLGFSDQPQLESIISVVVFIFYIVTLVGNTTIILVTYLDTQLHTPMYFFLSNLSFLDLCYTASIIPQMLVNIWGPQKSITYGGCVLQFFFALDLGATECLLLAVMAYDRYAAICQPLHYTVIMHPELCQKMVLTSWLGGLGSALILCSLTMKLPRCGNREVDNFFCEMPALIKMACVYSRVIEIVIFTLGVVFLLVPLSLILISYGVITRAVMRIKSAGGWKKVLNTCGSHLTVVTLFYGTAIYMYMKPQNTTSQEQGKFFTLFYTVITPSLNPLIYTLRNKDVKNAVKKTLSIEKCSVKS; encoded by the coding sequence ATGGAAATAATCAATGAAAGTTCCACAACAGACTTCATCCTTCTAGGGTTTTCTGATCAACCTCAACTAGAAAGCATCATCTCTGTGGTTGTCTTCATCTTCTATATTGTGACTCTGGTAGGAAACACAACCATCATTCTTGTAACTTATCTAGACACCCAGCTTCATACCCCCATGTATTTCTTCTTATctaatttgtcttttttggacCTCTGTTATACAGCTAGCATTATCCCCCAGATGCTGGTAAATATATGGGGCCCCCAAAAATCTATTACATATGGAGGGTGTGTGCTCCAATTCTTCTTTGCCCTTGACCTGGGAGCCACAGAATGTCTTCTCTTGGCTGTAATGGCCTATGATCGCTATGCTGCTATCTGTCAACCCCTTCACTACACAGTAATAATGCACCCTGAGCTTTGCCAGAAGATGGTGCTGACCTCCTGGCTGGGTGGCCTTGGAAGTGCCTTAATTCTTTGCTCTTTGACTATGAAGTTGCCAAGATGTGGGAACCGGGAGGTGGATAACTTTTTCTGTGAAATGCCAGCACTGATCAAGATGGCTTGTGTCTATTCAAGAGTAATTGAGATTGTTATCTTTACTCTTGGAGTAGTATTTCTTCTAGTACCTCTATCACTTATTCTCATTTCATATGGAGTTATCACTCGAGCTGTGATGAGGATCAAGTCAGCAGGAGGGTGGAAAAAGGTCCTCAATACATGTGGTTCCCACCTCACAGTAGTAACTCTATTTTATGGGACAGCCATTTATATGTACATGAAGCCACAGAATACCACATCCCAAGAACAAGGAAAGTTTTTTACTCTCTTCTACACAGTCATCACACCAAGCCTTAACCCTCTGATCTACACTTTAAGAAACAAAGATGTAAAGAATGCAGTGAAGAAAACACTATCAATAGAAAAATGTTCAGTAAAGTCATGA